A genomic region of Nakaseomyces glabratus chromosome C, complete sequence contains the following coding sequences:
- the LRG1 gene encoding GTPase-activating protein LRG1 (CAGL0C05599g~Ortholog(s) have role in actin cortical patch localization, actin cytoskeleton organization, division septum assembly, fungal-type cell wall biogenesis, regulation of cell shape), which produces MVKGNMHSSVNIVSTGTVLQDNHSHINKKICSHCDKPINIDKTNRKPALKALGKYFHEECFVCHDCSRPLRPKYFPFDHQHNGNVETLLLCQYDYFKRNGLLCHVCDEPLRGLYFTAFGNRYDEEHFSCTICKTPCGVKKCFIHDDQLYCRFHFMKYFSKRCIGCKFPISDQYIEFPKGDQVLCWHPECYGIHKYWHVDLSSDTLNLPEIPKLEFNPTISTESNYSEQASNLDKQMQAFSFILNKTWSILYRFEEEAASCISDMFQSLTISDQKKGVEATALLVLKTGCLFKGLDSLNIFQIDTQQKDLPHTLPSYRESPDFKPNYLKLPKNLSKKLMIYLQFLRKLNQDDKKSSLNISLCMSTITGLAQYLKLLTRYGLHIALERNRYLKTVNPLMKFLKEVEKNEIFDSDPFRYINIPINTNDNCVRCQTYIQDECIQFNEYRWHLKCFSCNICSESIKPSDVTDATFNKEKMFILCSRCSVDDEVSVPGFKYVTNLSQLIFLLKIALVKTKTVMDLQNKDNKVANIYENGNVPSKFSMEQTYIRTLNDVKRLKSRRESIRVSNEKKEARKSVVLEIPETELGSGKREDKNLIIKTDTPTENSGRDEQLFGNNKTLTLDDISRIVAAEQARELRPNAFTHFKTLEDGSDEFNSNERKRTGVYYSELDKSALVTLKYISLSLLMSDLKKFNDYSFDFEKLRQQISREVRPSQNGNFWNKMWNIVNKDGKKSAPRKVFGTNLDDLSLYCGVDSELGVGPSKIRVPVLVDELISSLKQLDMSVEGIFRKNGNIRRLRELTNQIDAFPSRSIDFSKENAIQLSALLKKFLRELPDPLLTSDLYLLWISSAKISATVRKQKLFSLIFALLPLYNRNVLEVLLSFLNWTSSFSYIENEMGSKMDIHNLSTVIAPNILSSGLETPHNVEMKSLEVPADTFAQNNGENHFLAIEVIDFLITHSEDICMVPTFLMKLLEETKNLKLSTFEDINAYVLESLLHNKIDYSEFEIRKSPIVKNAVTKITRSSVLEVKGAIEISQ; this is translated from the coding sequence ATGGTTAAAGGAAATATGCATAGTTCTGTGAATATTGTTAGTACTGGAACCGTTCTGCAGGATAACCATTCTCACATTAATAAAAAGATATGCTCCCATTGTGATAAACCTATTAATATCGATAAGACCAATCGAAAACCGGCACTTAAGGCTCTCGGCAAATATTTCCATGAGGAATGTTTTGTTTGTCACGATTGCTCAAGACCGTTAAGGCCCAAATACTTCCCCTTCGATCATCAACACAATGGTAATGTCGAAACCTTATTGCTTTGTCAGTATGACTATTTTAAGAGAAATGGTCTCCTCTGCCATGTCTGTGATGAGCCTTTGCGAGGACTATATTTTACAGCGTTTGGGAATAGatatgatgaagaacaTTTTTCGTGTACCATCTGTAAGACACCATGCGGAGTAAAAAAGTGTTTTATCCATGATGACCAGCTATATTGTCGATTTCATTTCATGAAGTACTTTTCCAAAAGATGCATAGGTTGTAAATTTCCTATATCAGATCAGTATATTGAATTCCCAAAAGGCGACCAGGTTTTATGTTGGCACCCTGAATGTTACGGTATTCACAAATACTGGCATGTAGATTTATCATCCGATACACTAAACCTACCTGAAATACCAAAATTAGAATTTAATCCTACCATTTCTACCGAAAGCAATTATAGTGAACAGGCTTCTAACCTAGATAAACAGATGCAGGCATTTTCGTTTATCCTAAATAAGACATGGTCGATACTGTATAGATTTGAAGAGGAGGCTGCGTCATGCATATCTGACATGTTCCAATCATTAACAATATCTGATCAAAAGAAGGGTGTAGAAGCGACTGCCTTACTAGTTCTTAAGACAGGGTGCTTATTTAAAGGACTTGATAGTTTAAACATATTCCAAATAGATACTCAACAGAAAGATCTACCCCATACACTGCCCAGTTACAGAGAGTCACCTGATTTTAAACCAAATTACTTGAAACTTCCAAAAAACTTATCAAAGAAGCTTATGATATACTTACAATTTCTCCGTAAACTGAATCAAGATGACAAAAAAAGTTCATTGAATATATCATTATGCATGTCTACAATAACTGGACTTGCGCAATATTTGAAGTTACTGACCAGATATGGTCTCCATATTGCCTtagaaagaaatagatATCTAAAAACTGTTAACCCGTTAATGAAGTTTCTCAAAGAAGTTgagaaaaatgaaatttttgatagtGATCCATTTCGTTACATTAATATCCCAATTAATACCAATGATAATTGTGTTAGGTGTCAGACGTACATACAGGATGAGTGTATTCAGTTCAATGAATACAGATGGCATCTCAAATGTTTTAGCTGTAATATTTGCTCAGAATCTATCAAACCTAGTGATGTTACAGATGCAACTTTTAACAAGGAAAAAATGTTTATATTATGTTCACGGTGTTctgttgatgatgaagtatCTGTACCAGGATTCAAATATGTCACAAACTTAAGCcaattgatttttcttctaaAAATTGCCTTGGTTAAAACAAAGACAGTGATGGATTTACAAAATAAGGATAATAAAGTAGCAAACATATATGAAAATGGTAATGTACCATCGAAATTTTCCATGGAGCAAACCTATATTAGGACATTAAATGATGTAAAAAGGCTGAAATCAAGAAGGGAGAGTATACGTGTTTCCAACGAAAAGAAGGAAGCTCGCAAGTCTGTTGTATTAGAGATACCTGAAACTGAACTAGGTTCAGGAAAACGGGAAGATAAAAATTTAATTATTAAAACTGATACTCCAACTGAAAATAGTGGCCGAGATGAGCAACTATTTGGTAATAATAAAACGTTGACACTAGATGATATTTCAAGAATCGTTGCTGCAGAACAAGCTCGTGAATTGCGTCCAAATGCATTTACTCACTTTAAAACATTGGAAGATGGTAGCGATGAATTTAATTCAAATGAAAGGAAGCGAACAGGTGTATATTACTCGGAACTTGATAAAAGTGCACTTGTGACATTGAAATATATTAGTTTATCATTGCTAATGAGtgatttaaaaaaattcaacgattatagttttgattttgagaaGCTCAGACAGCAGATTAGCAGAGAAGTTCGACCATCTCAAAATGGAAACTTTTGGAATAAAATGTGGAATATAGTAAATAAGGATGGAAAAAAATCAGCACCCAGAAAGGTTTTTGGTACAAATTTGGATGATTTAAGTTTGTATTGCGGGGTTGACTCGGAATTAGGTGTTGGTCCTTCCAAAATCCGCGTGCCTGTGTTAGTAGATGAACTAATATCTTCATTAAAACAACTCGACATGAGTGTTGAAGGTATATTTAGAAAAAATGGTAACATCAGGCGTCTACGTGAACTGACTAATCAAATTGATGCATTCCCATCTCGATCAATTGATTTTAGTAAAGAAAATGCAATTCAACTTTCGGCCCTACTTAAGAAGTTTTTGAGAGAACTTCCTGATCCTCTATTGACATCTGATCTGTACCTATTATGGATAAGTTCTGCAAAAATAAGTGCTACAgtaagaaaacaaaagttGTTCTCTTTGATATTTGCTCTACTTCCCTTGTACAATAGAAATGTATTAGAGgttttgctttcttttctaaATTGGACATCCTCCTTTTCTTATATTGAAAACGAAATGGGATCAAAAATGGATATTCATAATTTATCTACTGTCATTGCCCCAAATATATTGAGTTCGGGACTGGAAACACCCCATAATGTTGAAATGAAGTCACTTGAAGTGCCAGCAGATACGTTTGCACAAAACAATGGTGAGAATCATTTTTTGGCTATTGAAGTTATTGATTTCCTAATTACGCACAGTGAGGATATCTGTATGGTACCAACATTCTTAATGAAACTGTTAGAAGAAACtaaaaatttgaagttgtCTACATTTGAGGATATTAATGCGTATGTATTGGAAAGCTTGCTTCATAACAAGATTGACTATTCAGAGTTTGAAATTAGAAAATCTCCTATAGTCAAAAATGCGGTAACTAAAATTACTAGGTCGTCGGTTTTGGAAGTAAAGGGTGCTATCGAGATTTCACAATAA